The following are from one region of the Alicyclobacillus fastidiosus genome:
- a CDS encoding MDR family MFS transporter, which translates to MQKTTNRKMVTVAMLVAVLLVAIDVTVVSTAMPDIARKLGGLSLYSWVFAIYTLTTCVTTPIYGKLSDLFGRKVVFSIGVVLFVVGSMLSGAAQSMPELVWFRAFQGIGAGAVMPVTFTIIGDLFPGEQRARMQGVFSAVWGVAGLLGPLVGGLFVDHVSWRWIFYINLPVGAISLILVLAFLHENFERKSKKIDYWGAIAFTIGISSLLYALLNGGSKYAWGSGVIVLLFIAAAVFLALFITIEAKVQEPMLPLSLFKIPTIAVSNIVAFLLSFVLIGANVYLPMWIQTILGHSATNSGLTLMPMSIAWPLGSTFAGRYMYRIGTKLTTVIGSILVAAGGTWMLAIELNSPYWYFVGLMVVIGLGMGYAVTPTTVMIQSAVGWQMRGAATASNTFVRTLGQTVGVTVFGSLFNSATAAYAKSHFPASANTGNLSQLLTASGANTSSIPASLLATIHQTLAHGIHLVFIVIFVIGLVSLLAALTLPSHRKVMEHQKQVNAH; encoded by the coding sequence ATGCAAAAGACAACCAATCGCAAAATGGTGACGGTCGCGATGCTCGTCGCCGTTTTGCTGGTCGCTATCGACGTGACAGTCGTCAGCACCGCGATGCCCGACATCGCCCGCAAGCTGGGCGGACTGAGCTTGTATAGCTGGGTATTTGCGATTTATACACTGACGACTTGTGTCACCACGCCGATTTACGGCAAGCTGTCCGACTTGTTTGGCCGCAAGGTCGTGTTCAGCATCGGCGTCGTCCTATTCGTGGTCGGTTCGATGCTGTCGGGCGCTGCACAGTCGATGCCGGAGCTCGTGTGGTTTCGGGCATTCCAGGGGATCGGCGCGGGTGCGGTGATGCCTGTGACATTCACCATCATCGGCGATTTGTTCCCGGGCGAACAGCGTGCGCGCATGCAAGGCGTGTTCAGCGCGGTCTGGGGTGTCGCGGGCCTCTTGGGTCCACTCGTAGGTGGTCTGTTTGTCGACCATGTGTCGTGGCGGTGGATTTTCTACATCAATCTACCGGTTGGAGCCATCTCGCTCATCCTCGTGCTCGCGTTCCTGCACGAGAACTTTGAGCGCAAGTCGAAAAAGATCGATTACTGGGGCGCGATCGCGTTCACCATCGGGATTTCATCGCTGCTTTACGCGCTGCTCAACGGGGGTTCGAAGTACGCGTGGGGTTCTGGTGTCATCGTCCTGTTGTTCATCGCAGCAGCGGTATTTCTTGCACTGTTTATCACCATTGAGGCAAAAGTGCAAGAACCGATGCTCCCGCTGTCGCTGTTCAAAATTCCGACGATCGCAGTATCCAACATCGTTGCGTTCCTGCTTAGCTTCGTCCTCATCGGTGCGAACGTCTACCTGCCGATGTGGATTCAGACGATTCTCGGTCACAGTGCGACAAATTCAGGCCTCACGTTGATGCCGATGTCGATTGCGTGGCCGTTAGGTTCGACGTTTGCCGGGCGCTACATGTACAGGATCGGAACGAAGTTGACGACCGTCATCGGCTCCATTCTCGTCGCCGCGGGTGGCACGTGGATGCTGGCCATCGAGTTGAATTCGCCATATTGGTACTTTGTTGGACTGATGGTCGTTATTGGCCTAGGCATGGGGTATGCCGTGACGCCGACGACGGTCATGATCCAATCCGCCGTAGGTTGGCAAATGCGCGGTGCAGCGACTGCATCGAATACGTTCGTGCGCACCCTGGGCCAGACCGTCGGCGTGACCGTCTTTGGATCGCTGTTCAACAGCGCTACAGCCGCCTACGCGAAGAGCCACTTTCCGGCCTCCGCGAACACGGGGAACCTTAGTCAACTGTTGACCGCATCGGGTGCCAATACCAGCTCCATCCCGGCCTCGTTGTTGGCAACCATCCATCAGACGCTGGCGCATGGCATCCATTTGGTCTTCATCGTCATCTTTGTCATCGGTTTGGTCAGTCTTCTCGCCGCCTTGACCCTACCGTCTCATCGAAAAGTGATGGAGCACCAGAAACAAGTCAATGCGCACTGA
- a CDS encoding MATE family efflux transporter: MWKRILRLALPSILTFSSMTLTGMLTLVIVGRLGPTAIAVVGICNIFMYNIWALFAGINESINFLVSQNFGENKMVEGNKRMQVALAMTLVITVLWVAACIVLPRAIPVMLGANHDIVEAGTSYLGIRMFSFACTMFTVVFFAYMRAVGDTRTPMVISVITNVLLIVLTYILTYGLYSWHGLGLQGAAWSMVITEGLGLILSVLVYFGFYAKRFATRIWYRIQWDQVKLIATESAKLSVMELSMSLGMLIFTMCITRLGTTAVAANEIALNILSLGFMPANGFGAAATVIVGQDIGAGEPMQAKQGGLYTAAGGLIFMALFSVFLWLFALPVAKIYTSDPAVYLISISLIHIASFIQLFDGANIIFAGGLRGVGDTTYLYRMSLIANWLVFIPLTLILVLVAHLGQVGAWISLATLIVLLGVGNGWRYLKLDWGSVSVIRSGPSIDHVH; the protein is encoded by the coding sequence ATGTGGAAGCGGATTTTGCGGTTGGCATTACCATCCATCCTCACGTTTTCCTCGATGACGTTGACAGGCATGTTGACACTCGTCATCGTGGGGCGTCTTGGCCCGACCGCGATCGCGGTGGTGGGGATCTGCAACATCTTTATGTATAACATCTGGGCGCTGTTTGCCGGCATCAACGAGTCTATCAACTTTCTCGTCTCGCAAAACTTTGGCGAAAATAAGATGGTAGAAGGAAACAAACGGATGCAAGTCGCGCTCGCCATGACGCTGGTCATCACGGTGCTCTGGGTGGCGGCATGCATCGTCCTGCCGCGGGCGATCCCGGTGATGCTCGGAGCCAATCACGACATCGTAGAGGCGGGTACGTCGTATTTGGGCATTCGCATGTTTTCGTTTGCCTGCACGATGTTCACGGTAGTCTTTTTTGCCTATATGCGCGCAGTCGGGGATACGCGAACGCCGATGGTCATCTCGGTCATCACGAACGTCCTGCTCATCGTGCTCACGTACATCTTGACGTATGGACTGTACAGTTGGCACGGGTTAGGTCTGCAAGGGGCCGCCTGGAGCATGGTCATCACGGAGGGGTTAGGACTCATCCTCAGTGTCCTTGTGTATTTCGGTTTCTACGCGAAGCGTTTCGCGACGAGGATATGGTACCGGATCCAGTGGGATCAGGTGAAACTCATCGCCACGGAAAGTGCGAAACTCAGCGTGATGGAGCTCTCGATGAGCCTGGGGATGCTCATTTTCACGATGTGCATCACGCGGCTTGGGACGACGGCCGTCGCTGCGAACGAAATCGCCTTGAACATCCTGTCGTTGGGATTTATGCCTGCCAACGGTTTTGGGGCGGCCGCGACAGTCATCGTCGGTCAGGACATCGGGGCAGGGGAACCGATGCAGGCCAAACAGGGTGGACTGTACACGGCGGCGGGTGGACTCATCTTTATGGCGCTGTTCTCGGTATTTCTATGGCTGTTTGCCTTGCCCGTCGCTAAAATTTACACGTCCGATCCGGCGGTGTACCTGATCTCCATCTCGCTGATCCACATCGCGTCGTTTATTCAACTATTCGACGGGGCAAACATCATTTTTGCCGGCGGGTTACGTGGGGTTGGGGATACAACATACCTTTATCGCATGTCGCTCATCGCGAACTGGTTGGTGTTCATTCCACTTACGCTCATCCTCGTGCTCGTGGCCCATCTGGGTCAAGTTGGCGCGTGGATTTCCCTGGCGACGCTCATCGTCCTGTTGGGCGTTGGCAACGGGTGGCGCTACCTCAAACTGGATTGGGGTTCGGTGTCGGTCATTCGCTCCGGTCCAAGTATTGATCACGTCCATTAA
- a CDS encoding PadR family transcriptional regulator, which produces MYELFILGELKDKPMHGYLLHRILSQTLGPLRQVSWGVLYSVIARMEEEGHIQQVTDHVASGRGKPRKVYEITPSGNAEFQRLVRRPFEHNQETEDLFRVKLGKFHHIDKPVQLDILRQYKAFLEVAAGGLEVQADHVKKEPCISDEERPHLLHVIDYEVTIYDAKIAWVEAMIASAEE; this is translated from the coding sequence TTGTACGAACTGTTTATTCTCGGTGAATTGAAAGACAAGCCGATGCACGGCTATCTACTTCACCGGATTTTGTCACAGACTCTTGGCCCACTTCGGCAGGTCAGCTGGGGCGTGTTGTATTCCGTCATCGCTCGGATGGAGGAAGAGGGGCACATTCAGCAGGTGACCGATCATGTCGCATCTGGGCGCGGAAAGCCGCGCAAAGTGTACGAGATCACCCCATCTGGCAACGCCGAATTTCAGCGGCTCGTACGCCGTCCGTTTGAACACAACCAGGAGACGGAGGACCTTTTTCGCGTCAAGCTCGGCAAGTTCCACCACATCGACAAACCTGTGCAGTTGGACATTCTCCGGCAGTACAAGGCGTTTCTCGAGGTGGCGGCTGGCGGGTTGGAGGTACAGGCTGATCATGTCAAAAAGGAGCCGTGTATCTCCGACGAAGAGCGTCCCCACCTGTTGCACGTCATCGACTACGAGGTGACGATTTACGACGCAAAGATCGCTTGGGTGGAGGCCATGATCGCGAGCGCAGAGGAGTAA
- a CDS encoding alcohol dehydrogenase, whose amino-acid sequence MGTMKAVQISKRNGPLELVERSIPEPGRGQVRLRVEACGVCHGEVVALEGHHPHMQYPRIPGHEVIGVIDQIGADVDGWKLGERVGVGWNGGRDETTGLTIDGGYAQYMVAYADGVARIPEGLSAVDAAPLMCAGVTTFGALKHSSARAGDLVVIQGIGGLGHLAIQYARKAGFHTVAVSRGRDKEELALKLGAHRYIDAQSEDAAKVLREMGGAKLILATAPNGQAIADLFNGLGANGEMVVVAGSGDAMPLSPVQLLNGRRSIRGWTAGQAKDSEDTISFSVLTDVRPMIETFPLEQANEAFERMMSSKVRFRAVLTM is encoded by the coding sequence GTGGGAACGATGAAAGCAGTGCAAATATCGAAGCGCAACGGTCCACTGGAACTCGTCGAGCGCAGCATTCCGGAACCTGGTCGCGGTCAGGTTCGGCTTCGTGTGGAGGCGTGTGGGGTATGCCACGGTGAAGTGGTGGCGTTGGAGGGGCATCACCCTCACATGCAGTACCCGCGCATCCCAGGGCACGAAGTCATCGGCGTGATCGACCAAATCGGCGCCGACGTCGACGGTTGGAAGCTAGGTGAGCGCGTCGGTGTTGGCTGGAACGGCGGTCGCGATGAGACGACAGGACTCACCATCGACGGCGGTTATGCCCAATATATGGTCGCCTATGCTGATGGGGTGGCGCGGATACCTGAAGGGCTGTCGGCTGTCGATGCCGCTCCGCTGATGTGTGCGGGCGTGACCACGTTTGGAGCACTCAAACACAGTAGCGCACGCGCAGGAGATCTGGTCGTCATTCAGGGAATCGGCGGTCTTGGCCACCTGGCGATTCAGTACGCGCGCAAAGCCGGGTTCCACACCGTCGCCGTGTCACGCGGTCGCGACAAAGAAGAACTGGCACTGAAGTTGGGCGCCCATCGTTACATCGATGCGCAATCGGAAGATGCGGCCAAAGTCTTGCGGGAGATGGGGGGAGCGAAGCTCATTCTAGCAACCGCTCCAAACGGACAGGCGATTGCAGACCTGTTCAACGGGCTTGGCGCCAATGGCGAGATGGTTGTGGTGGCGGGCTCTGGTGACGCGATGCCGCTGTCGCCTGTGCAGTTGCTCAACGGCCGCCGCTCGATTCGTGGTTGGACTGCGGGCCAGGCCAAGGATTCGGAGGACACGATTTCGTTTAGCGTGCTGACAGATGTCCGGCCGATGATCGAAACGTTCCCGCTCGAACAGGCAAACGAGGCATTTGAGCGAATGATGTCATCAAAAGTTCGGTTTCGTGCCGTGTTGACCATGTGA
- a CDS encoding MEDS domain-containing protein: protein MNEIIPLTKSIRVGSGSHILYVYADDEVYTENVASYVEMGLDMGQHVVYIDSEERYAAVCRRLAKSGRERLLQHITYVNNYDFYMMYGDFHFERVLEHLQHVIQPYVDSGQAIRLWGHVDWRGQADIAQQLHTYECRCDMAVGDLGILTVCAYDGRTIPAYVMTEMMRTHPLLMTDEQMVKSNLYDQPDARPIKFPTLSAQSRLESERDLYKEKLDFAHVISHEVRNPLTVIRAYASLVGDTMPPGSSQADKLAAIVDYCTVIDHEISDIIRTEHMLSSDALWVKKVIRPAGLILEVCEIMRAKARTQNLELDIDLQLSGEEALFGNSGGFKLILSNLVSNAIKYSYEGGRVVVRSYSSDGHLAIEVIDDGCGMSEEQQTKLFQKYEKLNDETSGQGIGLFMVKKLVDVFEGTIHVESELNRGSCFRIQLPFAQS, encoded by the coding sequence ATGAACGAGATTATCCCATTGACGAAATCGATTCGCGTCGGAAGCGGATCGCATATTCTGTACGTCTACGCGGACGACGAAGTCTATACGGAAAACGTAGCTTCCTATGTGGAGATGGGATTGGACATGGGCCAACACGTGGTCTACATCGACAGTGAGGAACGGTACGCGGCGGTTTGTCGCCGACTTGCAAAGAGCGGCCGCGAACGATTGCTCCAACACATCACCTATGTAAACAACTACGATTTCTACATGATGTACGGTGACTTTCATTTTGAACGCGTGCTCGAACACCTACAGCACGTCATTCAGCCGTATGTCGACTCTGGTCAGGCCATTCGTCTCTGGGGACACGTCGATTGGCGAGGGCAAGCGGATATTGCACAGCAGCTACACACATACGAGTGCCGTTGCGACATGGCGGTGGGCGATTTAGGGATTCTCACCGTCTGTGCCTACGACGGAAGGACGATTCCGGCTTATGTGATGACAGAGATGATGCGCACTCACCCACTGCTCATGACCGATGAGCAAATGGTCAAGTCGAATCTGTATGACCAGCCAGATGCTAGGCCAATCAAGTTCCCCACGCTGTCGGCTCAAAGCAGACTCGAATCGGAGCGCGATTTGTACAAAGAGAAGTTAGATTTCGCACACGTCATTTCCCACGAGGTGCGGAACCCGTTGACCGTGATTCGGGCGTACGCATCGCTCGTCGGAGATACGATGCCGCCAGGTAGTAGTCAGGCTGACAAGTTGGCTGCCATCGTCGATTACTGCACCGTGATCGACCACGAGATATCCGATATCATTCGCACGGAACACATGCTGTCGTCGGACGCGTTGTGGGTGAAAAAAGTCATTCGCCCTGCCGGACTGATACTTGAAGTGTGTGAGATTATGCGGGCCAAAGCGCGCACGCAAAACCTTGAGTTGGACATCGATCTGCAACTGAGCGGAGAAGAGGCCCTGTTTGGCAACAGTGGGGGTTTTAAGCTGATTCTCTCGAACCTCGTGAGCAATGCCATCAAATACAGTTACGAGGGCGGACGAGTGGTCGTGCGTTCGTATAGCTCCGATGGGCACCTTGCGATCGAAGTGATTGACGACGGGTGTGGTATGAGCGAGGAGCAGCAAACGAAGCTATTCCAGAAATACGAGAAGTTGAATGATGAGACCAGCGGTCAGGGCATTGGACTGTTTATGGTGAAGAAACTGGTCGATGTCTTCGAGGGAACGATTCATGTTGAAAGCGAATTGAACCGCGGCTCGTGCTTTCGAATTCAGTTGCCGTTCGCACAGTCGTGA
- a CDS encoding ABC transporter substrate-binding protein: MSKGFRIVSLCPSNTELVFALGLGEYLVGIDNYSDYPADKLRHLPRLGPDLHIDVGLVEQLAPDLVLSSLSVPGMERVVEGIQSAGLRQIVCNARNLSGVYEELQVIADGVPDSILDRMAVTRVVQGLQARVSRIQEWTQVHPTGLRIYWEWWAKPVFSPAQDNWLTEITRLAGAENIFAHAPGQQVKDDGTRVCECQPDMMFAVWTGITQDKVPLAKILNRADSWQQTPAFQNRQIYVLSEGLYCRPGPRLVDGLEQLVSLLHPHFAQEQQLQPPHRYAPIRRISGEWMGGRQP; the protein is encoded by the coding sequence GTGTCGAAAGGATTTCGCATCGTCTCCCTATGTCCCAGCAACACCGAGCTCGTCTTTGCGCTGGGCCTCGGCGAATATCTGGTCGGGATCGACAACTACTCGGATTACCCCGCGGACAAGCTGCGGCACCTGCCGAGGCTCGGACCAGACCTGCACATCGACGTCGGCCTCGTCGAACAACTCGCTCCAGATCTCGTCCTATCGTCGTTGTCTGTGCCGGGGATGGAGCGAGTCGTTGAGGGCATCCAGTCGGCAGGACTCCGTCAAATCGTCTGCAACGCCCGCAATTTGTCCGGCGTGTACGAGGAACTACAGGTAATTGCCGACGGCGTACCTGACTCCATTCTCGATCGGATGGCAGTCACCCGCGTAGTGCAAGGGCTCCAAGCGCGTGTGAGCCGAATTCAGGAGTGGACACAAGTTCATCCTACTGGCCTTCGCATCTATTGGGAGTGGTGGGCAAAGCCTGTGTTTTCCCCAGCCCAGGACAATTGGCTGACAGAGATCACGCGCCTGGCTGGAGCGGAGAACATCTTCGCACATGCACCGGGGCAGCAAGTCAAAGATGACGGCACGCGTGTGTGCGAATGCCAACCAGATATGATGTTCGCGGTCTGGACGGGGATTACTCAAGACAAAGTCCCGCTCGCGAAAATCCTCAACCGAGCGGATTCGTGGCAGCAAACGCCCGCGTTTCAAAACCGCCAGATCTACGTGCTCTCAGAAGGGCTGTATTGTCGCCCAGGCCCGAGGCTCGTGGACGGTCTAGAGCAGCTCGTCAGCCTTCTGCACCCGCACTTTGCGCAGGAACAGCAGCTCCAACCGCCGCATCGCTACGCCCCAATTCGCCGCATTTCTGGGGAGTGGATGGGCGGCAGGCAACCGTAG
- a CDS encoding SDR family NAD(P)-dependent oxidoreductase: MSNSTPSTSVVMNPVAIITGGTQGLGFALAKELLRQGFALSICARTNRDVEEATQKLSAYGPVVSFVGDIADDDVSRELVEGTMRAFGRIDAVVNNASTLGTLPMPGVLDSTPENDHAVFSVNTLAPLQLLRKAAPHLLNARHGLVVGLSSDAATFGYPSWGIYGASKAALDLLHKTLAAELSATGVHVYSVDPGDMDTAMHRAAVPDASGLADPARVACGISELFAPLTGDRPFPFSSGARIRVTDAFALEVQA, from the coding sequence ATGTCCAACTCTACTCCATCCACTTCTGTCGTGATGAACCCTGTCGCCATCATAACCGGCGGTACACAAGGACTTGGTTTTGCCCTGGCAAAGGAGCTGTTGCGGCAGGGCTTCGCACTATCGATCTGCGCGCGGACCAATCGTGACGTGGAGGAAGCGACGCAAAAGCTCAGCGCGTATGGCCCAGTAGTATCGTTCGTCGGCGATATCGCGGATGACGACGTCTCGCGCGAGCTGGTGGAAGGGACCATGCGGGCGTTTGGACGCATTGATGCCGTCGTCAACAACGCCTCGACACTCGGTACATTGCCGATGCCAGGCGTGTTAGACAGTACGCCGGAAAATGATCATGCCGTATTTTCGGTCAACACGCTGGCACCCCTGCAGCTGTTGCGCAAAGCGGCCCCGCACCTGCTCAACGCGCGACACGGCCTCGTCGTCGGACTATCGAGCGACGCCGCCACGTTTGGCTATCCGAGTTGGGGCATCTACGGCGCCTCCAAGGCGGCACTCGATCTCCTCCACAAAACGCTGGCGGCCGAACTCTCCGCCACAGGTGTGCACGTGTACTCCGTCGATCCCGGCGACATGGATACCGCTATGCACCGTGCGGCAGTACCTGATGCCAGCGGGCTCGCCGATCCCGCACGCGTCGCATGTGGCATCAGCGAGCTGTTTGCCCCGCTCACGGGCGACCGCCCGTTCCCATTTTCGTCGGGTGCGCGGATTCGGGTGACGGACGCGTTCGCTTTGGAGGTGCAAGCGTGA
- a CDS encoding dipeptidase, translated as MEDWQRYLEEHRARFTEELVDFLRIPSVSTDSAYRDEVRKAAGWTANRLEQAGIEHVQIMETGGHPVVYADWLHAPGRPTLLIYGHFDVQPADPLELWTHPPFEPHIENDTIFARGASDMKGNVLLPIFACEALLSTTGELPVNIKFLLEGEEEVGSPSLEPFISSHQELLACDLVVCADGGVGSEEAPAINVGRRGLTAIEIHVTSAQTDLHSGGAGGMAPNAIHALVNLLDSMRDDEGRILVEGFYDDVRPLTEADKADIARYPFQPEGYKEATGIKDFFGEPEYTPMERNTVRPTLEVNGIFGGYQGEGTKTVIPRQATAKITCRLVPDQSPDKIRELLTAHIERNQPKEVDVTIETFAGDAKAYVLPRDHEALAALERAVASVSNRDPIRVRGGGTVPVTSLIKDALGVETITLGASLGNDRAHAPNESYDLANFRRIQRAFCILFKEIAKSLVIS; from the coding sequence ATGGAAGACTGGCAACGCTACTTAGAAGAACACAGAGCAAGGTTCACAGAGGAACTGGTGGACTTCTTACGGATTCCCAGTGTATCGACCGATTCAGCATATCGGGATGAGGTGCGCAAAGCGGCTGGTTGGACCGCAAACCGCCTCGAACAGGCGGGGATAGAACACGTCCAAATCATGGAGACCGGTGGGCACCCTGTCGTCTATGCAGACTGGCTGCATGCACCCGGTCGCCCGACCTTGCTCATTTATGGGCATTTTGACGTCCAACCGGCGGACCCGCTCGAACTGTGGACACATCCTCCATTTGAACCTCACATTGAAAACGACACCATTTTTGCCCGAGGTGCATCAGACATGAAGGGCAATGTGCTTCTGCCCATCTTCGCGTGCGAAGCACTTCTATCGACAACCGGCGAGCTACCCGTGAACATCAAGTTTCTGTTGGAAGGAGAGGAGGAAGTGGGCAGCCCGTCGCTCGAGCCCTTCATCTCGTCTCATCAGGAACTGCTCGCGTGTGATCTGGTCGTCTGCGCGGATGGTGGTGTTGGCTCCGAAGAAGCGCCTGCCATCAACGTGGGACGGCGCGGGCTGACGGCGATAGAAATCCACGTGACCAGCGCCCAGACGGACCTTCACTCGGGCGGTGCTGGAGGAATGGCGCCCAACGCCATTCACGCCCTGGTCAACCTGCTCGATTCGATGCGGGACGACGAAGGGCGGATATTAGTCGAGGGATTCTATGATGACGTACGACCTTTGACCGAAGCGGACAAAGCGGACATTGCCCGTTATCCATTTCAGCCGGAAGGCTACAAGGAGGCGACTGGCATTAAAGATTTCTTCGGCGAGCCGGAATATACCCCAATGGAACGAAATACGGTGCGGCCGACGTTGGAAGTCAACGGAATCTTCGGCGGCTATCAGGGGGAAGGTACAAAGACGGTGATTCCGCGCCAGGCGACGGCCAAAATCACTTGTCGGTTGGTCCCAGACCAATCCCCCGACAAAATCCGCGAACTGCTCACGGCCCACATTGAGCGCAATCAGCCGAAAGAAGTGGACGTCACCATCGAGACATTTGCCGGCGACGCAAAGGCGTACGTCCTCCCCCGCGACCACGAAGCCCTTGCCGCATTGGAGCGGGCCGTGGCGAGCGTGTCGAATCGCGATCCGATTCGCGTGCGCGGTGGCGGCACGGTCCCGGTCACTTCACTCATCAAGGACGCACTCGGCGTCGAGACGATCACGCTTGGAGCGTCTCTGGGCAACGACCGCGCACACGCGCCCAACGAGTCGTACGACCTAGCGAATTTCCGGCGCATTCAACGCGCGTTCTGCATCCTCTTCAAGGAGATCGCAAAATCACTGGTGATCTCCTAG
- a CDS encoding ABC transporter substrate-binding protein has translation MSKHWLGKGIGIFSSVALLGLVVTGCGTGGNASAASSNSSSSQTKTGGTITIDEVDDFAHLDPALAYDDGDWEVVPQFYDQLVTYKPGTSTIVPDVATDYTVSSDGLTYTFHLHKGVQFWNGDALTAQSFIDEFQRVLSKKVNSPGEGFLDPAVKGAHAYYEGTAKTISGITAPDPYTLVIQLTQPEAFFPKVLAMSFFSAVDQKYIDKVGNEKFDHDPMGTGPWEMKSYQQGSQMVLVKNPHYFKAGEPKLDQINIDINKNEDLAGLNFKSGKTAFIGWNQNIDSQTYISLKNDPKYKNQFQSQPLVATYYLALNSKPNSPIQNKLVRQAIEMAIDKQKLVQLQNGRAQVANQILPPAMPGYEKTLPSDVDYQYNPTKAKQLLAQAGYSHGFKVSMLTTNDSTSIQLVTSIQADLKQIGIDVTLVPRSSSEYLQGTESLKYPLVYTAWFQDFPDPYDFLDILLNGDEIPNNNWSNYNNPTVNKELAQARVMPDGQARYALYDKIQNQILADAPWVPLYTPVLYAVVQPNIKGFYMGPVLEDPLQNLSLSN, from the coding sequence GTGTCAAAGCATTGGCTCGGAAAAGGAATCGGAATATTCAGCTCTGTGGCGCTATTGGGTTTGGTTGTAACCGGATGTGGGACAGGCGGCAACGCATCGGCGGCCAGCAGCAACTCTAGCTCGAGTCAGACCAAAACCGGGGGGACCATCACCATCGACGAGGTGGACGACTTCGCGCATCTCGACCCCGCGCTCGCTTACGATGACGGCGATTGGGAGGTCGTGCCTCAATTCTACGATCAACTGGTCACCTACAAACCGGGTACCTCTACCATCGTGCCAGACGTCGCAACCGACTACACGGTATCCTCAGATGGACTGACATATACGTTTCACTTGCACAAAGGCGTGCAGTTCTGGAATGGCGACGCACTCACGGCGCAGTCGTTTATCGACGAGTTCCAGCGCGTCCTGAGTAAAAAGGTGAACTCGCCGGGCGAGGGCTTTCTCGATCCGGCTGTGAAAGGCGCCCACGCCTACTACGAGGGGACGGCGAAAACCATCTCCGGCATCACGGCCCCCGATCCGTACACGCTCGTCATACAGCTCACGCAGCCGGAGGCGTTCTTCCCGAAGGTACTGGCGATGTCGTTCTTCTCGGCGGTAGATCAAAAGTACATCGACAAGGTCGGCAACGAAAAGTTTGATCACGACCCCATGGGCACAGGTCCCTGGGAGATGAAGTCGTATCAACAGGGCAGCCAGATGGTCCTCGTCAAAAATCCGCATTACTTCAAGGCCGGCGAACCCAAGCTCGACCAAATTAACATCGATATCAACAAAAACGAGGATTTGGCAGGACTCAACTTTAAATCGGGGAAGACCGCTTTCATCGGATGGAACCAGAATATTGACTCGCAGACCTACATCAGTTTGAAAAACGACCCGAAATATAAGAATCAGTTCCAAAGCCAGCCACTGGTAGCGACGTACTACCTGGCGCTCAACTCCAAGCCAAACAGCCCAATTCAAAATAAACTGGTGCGCCAGGCGATTGAAATGGCTATCGACAAGCAGAAGCTCGTTCAACTGCAAAACGGCCGGGCTCAAGTGGCCAATCAGATTCTTCCGCCCGCTATGCCGGGGTACGAAAAGACGCTTCCGTCTGACGTCGACTATCAGTACAATCCGACGAAGGCCAAGCAACTCCTGGCGCAAGCTGGTTACTCGCACGGGTTCAAGGTCAGCATGTTGACGACCAACGACTCTACGTCCATCCAATTGGTGACATCTATCCAGGCCGATTTGAAACAAATCGGGATCGACGTGACGCTTGTACCCCGCAGCAGCAGCGAGTACTTGCAAGGCACGGAGTCGCTGAAGTACCCGCTGGTCTATACTGCGTGGTTCCAGGACTTCCCGGACCCGTACGACTTCCTGGACATCCTGTTGAATGGGGATGAGATTCCCAACAACAACTGGAGTAACTATAACAACCCGACGGTCAACAAAGAGCTCGCACAAGCGAGGGTGATGCCAGACGGCCAAGCGAGGTACGCGCTTTACGACAAAATCCAAAACCAGATTCTCGCCGATGCGCCGTGGGTGCCGCTGTATACACCCGTCCTGTACGCGGTTGTGCAACCGAACATCAAAGGATTCTATATGGGCCCTGTGTTGGAGGATCCACTGCAGAACCTCTCTCTGTCGAACTGA